One part of the Malus sylvestris chromosome 2, drMalSylv7.2, whole genome shotgun sequence genome encodes these proteins:
- the LOC126606617 gene encoding transcription factor WER-like isoform X1, translating to MISPPRKFIYREREMGRKPSGDTDGLKRGAWCAEEDEVLTDYVKTHGEGQWRHVAKKAGLNRSGKSCRLRWLNYLKPGVKRGNISPEEEDLIIRLHKLLGNRWSLIAGRLPGRTDNEIKNFWNISLSKRIQEERPQRIINNKQAPNAGDSHHQRGNYCSNPSKDEDGQSNPVKSNPVALSDISDDRDQNSSLSFLRDFDSYIHGLSHEAEINGFGNYVVDDSNFVGHGNGTKCEDLVLREDAEAAKWKNVGATSDHLLFQPNHEDVDLYAISAFLNSQDGYHQWVN from the exons CCATCCGGTGATACAGACGGGCTTAAAAGAGGAGCATGGTGTGCTGAGGAAGATGAAGTCCTTACTGACTACGTCAAAACACATGGAGAAGGACAATGGAGACATGTTGCTAAAAAAGCTG GGTTGAATCGAAGTGGGAAGAGTTGCAGACTGCGATGGTTGAATTATCTTAAACCTGGTGTTAAGAGAGGCAACATTTCTCCGGAAGAAGAAGACCTCATTATCAGATTGCACAAGCTTCTTGGAAACAG GTGGTCTCTCATAGCCGGAAGATTGCCTGGTCGAACAGATAATGAAATCAAGAATTTCTGGAATATCAGTTTGAGCAAGAGAATTCAAGAAGAAAGACCTCAACGTATAATTAATAACAAGCAAGCGCCTAATGCTGGCGATAGTCATCATCAACGTGGTAATTATTGTTCTAATCCTTCCAAAGATGAAGATGGTCAATCCAATCCAGTGAAATCCAATCCGGTGGCACTATCAGACATCTCAGATGATCGTGATCAGAATTCGTCGTTGAGTTTTCTAAGAGATTTCGACAGTTACATCCATGGCCTTTCACACGAGGCCGAAATCAATGGATTTGGAAATTATGTGGTGGATGATTCGAACTTTGTTGGACATGGTAATGGAACCAAGTGTGAGGATTTAGTACTAAGGGAGGATGCAGAAGCCGCAAAGTGGAAAAATGTGGGTGCTACCAGTGATCACTTGTTATTTCAACCAAACCACGAAGATGTAGACCTCTATGCAATTTCAGCTTTTCTCAATTCACAAGATGGCTATCATCAGTGGGTTAATTAA
- the LOC126606617 gene encoding transcription factor WER-like isoform X2, translated as MGRKPSGDTDGLKRGAWCAEEDEVLTDYVKTHGEGQWRHVAKKAGLNRSGKSCRLRWLNYLKPGVKRGNISPEEEDLIIRLHKLLGNRWSLIAGRLPGRTDNEIKNFWNISLSKRIQEERPQRIINNKQAPNAGDSHHQRGNYCSNPSKDEDGQSNPVKSNPVALSDISDDRDQNSSLSFLRDFDSYIHGLSHEAEINGFGNYVVDDSNFVGHGNGTKCEDLVLREDAEAAKWKNVGATSDHLLFQPNHEDVDLYAISAFLNSQDGYHQWVN; from the exons CCATCCGGTGATACAGACGGGCTTAAAAGAGGAGCATGGTGTGCTGAGGAAGATGAAGTCCTTACTGACTACGTCAAAACACATGGAGAAGGACAATGGAGACATGTTGCTAAAAAAGCTG GGTTGAATCGAAGTGGGAAGAGTTGCAGACTGCGATGGTTGAATTATCTTAAACCTGGTGTTAAGAGAGGCAACATTTCTCCGGAAGAAGAAGACCTCATTATCAGATTGCACAAGCTTCTTGGAAACAG GTGGTCTCTCATAGCCGGAAGATTGCCTGGTCGAACAGATAATGAAATCAAGAATTTCTGGAATATCAGTTTGAGCAAGAGAATTCAAGAAGAAAGACCTCAACGTATAATTAATAACAAGCAAGCGCCTAATGCTGGCGATAGTCATCATCAACGTGGTAATTATTGTTCTAATCCTTCCAAAGATGAAGATGGTCAATCCAATCCAGTGAAATCCAATCCGGTGGCACTATCAGACATCTCAGATGATCGTGATCAGAATTCGTCGTTGAGTTTTCTAAGAGATTTCGACAGTTACATCCATGGCCTTTCACACGAGGCCGAAATCAATGGATTTGGAAATTATGTGGTGGATGATTCGAACTTTGTTGGACATGGTAATGGAACCAAGTGTGAGGATTTAGTACTAAGGGAGGATGCAGAAGCCGCAAAGTGGAAAAATGTGGGTGCTACCAGTGATCACTTGTTATTTCAACCAAACCACGAAGATGTAGACCTCTATGCAATTTCAGCTTTTCTCAATTCACAAGATGGCTATCATCAGTGGGTTAATTAA